One region of Daphnia pulicaria isolate SC F1-1A chromosome 7, SC_F0-13Bv2, whole genome shotgun sequence genomic DNA includes:
- the LOC124349706 gene encoding elastin-like isoform X1, with the protein MFAKQLFFLIGLLSFSWAQFNLLAGNPLLQGVTSYTFSMVTTTKTKPTSCYVTSGGVSQCRRKRGIDEKPQLLQFDDFIISPSTVYEIETTAAPVAIDSRVDSNSLWSSFNEDMEYRTSQNLFRQLVSNGRNNLFNVGNCGQSFVNFSQLMNCLGLSLQDTTTLTATFTETKTISTGFTTFTIAGCTPAGFPYTTCPQGTSSTTTTTTTASTNLLGGLAGTVPNVVNTLLPSPVPGIVNPILPPVTNVVSTLPLPGQGVVPGSGTTGSLLGGLLPGGTVPVVGGLLPGQTSTTGLLGGLLPGVSNLPVVGGLPLVGAPRGSTTGGLPVVGGLPSGGSTGGLPVVGAPQGSTTGGLPAVGGLPSGGSTGGLPLVGGLQQGGTTGVLPIVGGLLSGGRPTTGRLPNLGGLLAGTPIGGLPILGGGGVRRDGFQRMPLAYSSLYV; encoded by the exons ATGTTtgcaaaacaacttttcttcttgattGGCCTACTGTCTTTTTCTTGGGCTCAGTTTAATCTTCTCGCAGGAAATCCACTACTACAAGGCGTTACTTCTTACACTTTTAGTATGGTAACTACAACGAAGACCAAACCTACGTCTTGCTACGTTACATCGGGCGGCGTCTCCCAATGTCGACGGAAGCGTGGAATAGATGAGAAACCGCAGTTGCTTCAATTTGACGATTTTATCATTTCTCCGTCAACGGTTTACGA GATTGAAACTACAGCTGCTCCGGTTGCGATCGATTCGCGCGTCGATTCAAATTCGCTTTGGAGTTCGTTTAATGAAGACATGGAATATCGCACCTCCCAAAACCTTTTCCGTCAACTCGTCTCTAATGGCCGCAATAATTTGTTCAATGTCGGCAATTGCGGCCAATCGTTTGTCAATTTCAGTCAGTTGATGAACTGTTTAGGCTTGAGCCTCCAGGACACAACAACGCTGACTGCCACCTTTACGGAAACCAAGACCATTTCAACAGGTTTCACTACATTCACCATTGCCGGTTGTACTCCAGCAGGATTTCCGTACACTACTTGCCCACAAGGAACTTCTAgcaccaccactaccaccaccaccgctagTACCAATTTGCTAGGAGGACTTGCAGGAACTGTTCCCAATGTTGTTAATACTTTGTTACCATCTCCTGTACCAGGCATTGTAAATCCAATTTTGCCACCTGTTACTAATGTCGTCTCGACGCTGCCCCTACCCGGCCAAGGAGTTGTTCCAGGCTCAGGAACCACAGGAAGCTTGTTAGGAGGACTTTTGCCAGGAGGAACTGTTCCGGTAGTAGGAGGACTATTGCCAGGCCAAACAAGTACAACAGGTCTTTTGGGAGGACTCTTGCCAGGAGTCAGTAACCTTCCAGTAGTCGGAGGATTGCCATTAGTCGGGGCACCACGAGGAAGTACTACAGGAGGCTTACCAGTTGTCGGAGGACTACCGTCAGGTGGTTCTACAGGAGGATTGCCAGTAGTCGGAGCACCACAAGGAAGTACTACAGGAGGCTTACCAGCTGTCGGAGGACTACCGTCAGGTGGTTCTACAGGAGGATTGCCATTAGTTGGAGGACTACAACAAGGAGGTACTACAGGAGTCTTACCAATTGTAGGAGGACTATTGTCAGGTGGTAGGCCTACCACAGGAAGATTGCCCAATCTGGGAGGTCTGCTGGCGGGTACCCCTATAGGCGGATTGCCCATTCTAGGAGGCGGAGGTGTCCGAAGAGATGGTTTCCAACGGATGCCACTTGCATACAGTTCCTTATATGTCTGA
- the LOC124349607 gene encoding prolyl 4-hydroxylase subunit alpha-1-like isoform X1 — translation MHIITCVPVLFLLMQSNAVFGEVFTALADMEGLVSTELELVRHLDNYIQAEEIRLKRLRGYLEDYESMYQEASADVSKYLANPINAYLLVKRLTSDWKQVEGVMTQNVGPAFIQNITQHRSVLRFPSDEDLNGAAAALMRLQDTYKLDTHALAEGKLLGKKYSRQLTAGDCWELGRQSYNNGDHYHTVLWMGEALNKFESESNKTVTRQDILEYLAFSTFKQGNVKEALQLTHELLKLVPFHQRALGNKKYYEDLLRQQGVIQRRGETGDEDNVVMDEPFNTANLKLTKPSDQLPERENYEKLCRGEKLMDPKIEGRLRCRYVTNNVPYLYIQPVKMEEAFHKPLIVIYHNVINDDEIETVKKMAQPRFKRATVQNSVTGNLEPANYRISKSAWLKSEEHDHVFKVTRRVGDVTGLDMATAEDLQVVNYGIGGHYEPHFDYARKEEVNAFKDLGWGNRVATWLFYMSEVEAGGATVFPKLNLALWPQKGSAAFWYNLHPNGEGNELTRHAACPVLTGSKWVSNKWIHERNQEFRHPCGLRYDTDM, via the exons ATGCATATCATCACCTGTGTACCAGTACTTTTCCTTCTTATGCAATCAAATGCTGTTTTTGGTGAAGTGTTTACTGCCTTGGCGGACATGGAGGGTCTCGTATCAACTGAGTTGGAACTTGTAAGACACCTTGATAACTACATCCAAGCTGAAGAGATCAGGTTAAAGCGCCTGAGAGG ATATCTTGAAGATTATGAAAGCATGTATCAGGAGGCCAGTGCTGATGTGTCAAAGTACTTGGCCAACCCTATCAATGCCTATTTGCTTGTTAAACGCCTGACCTCTGATTGGAAGCAGGTAGAAGGAGTCATGACCCAAAATGTTGGCCCTG CCTTCATTCAAAACATTACTCAACATCGTAGTGTGTTGCGCTTCCCATCTGATGAGGACTTGaatggagcagcagcagccctgaTGAGACTCCAAGACACTTACAAGCTGGATACCCATGCTTTGGCCGAAGGAAAGCTGCTGGGGAAGAAATATTCTCGTCAGCTAACCG CTGGTGATTGTTGGGAACTTGGTCGGCAGTCTTACAACAACGGCGATCACTACCACACTGTTTTGTGGATGGGAGAGGCTTTGAACAAGTTTGAAAGTGAGTCAAACAAGACTGTCACTCGTCAAGATATTCTCGAATATTTGGctttttcaacatttaaacAAG GAAACGTCAAGGAAGCTCTTCAATTGACTCATGAACTTCTCAAGCTTGTTCCGTTCCACCAACGCGCACTCGGCAACAAAAAGTACTACGAAGATCTCCTTCGTCAGCAGGGAGTCATTCAGCGACGTGGAGAGACTGGAGA TGAGGATAACGTGGTCATGGATGAACCGTTCAACACTGCCAACTTGAAGCTAACAAAACCCAGTGACCAACTACCTGAACGAGAGAACTATGAAAAGCTGTGCAG AGGTGAAAAGTTGATGGATCCTAAAATCGAAGGCCGTCTTCGCTGCCGTTATGTAACCAACAATGTGCCCTACTTATACATTCAACCCGTTAAGATGGAGGAGGCTTTCCATAAACCTCTTATCGTCATTTACCACAATGTTATTAACGATGACGAGATCGAAACCGTGAAAAAGATGGCTCAACCAAGG TTTAAGCGAGCAACTGTACAGAACAGTGTAACTGGTAACCTCGAGCCAGCTAACTACCGTATTTCAAAATCCGCCTGGTTGAAAAGCGAAGAACACGATCATGTTTTCAAG GTGACCCGTCGTGTTGGTGATGTAACCGGACTCGATATGGCCACAGCTGAAGATCTCCAAGTAGTCAATTACGGCATTGGTGGGCATTACGAGCCTCATTTTGATTACGCTAGG AAAGAGGAAGTCAACGCCTTCAAAGATTTGGGATGGGGCAACCGTGTTGCCACTTGGCTTTTCTAC ATGAGCGAAGTCGAGGCCGGTGGCGCAACTGTCTTCCCCAAACTTAACCTGGCTCTGTGGCCACAGAAAGGAAGTGCTGCCTTTTGGTACAATTTGCATCCCAATGGTGAGGGTAACGAGTTGACTCGCCATGCCGCTTGTCCCGTCCTTACTGGATCCAAATGGG tatcTAACAAATGGATTCACGAACGAAATCAAGAATTCCGTCACCCATGCGGTTTGAGATACGACACCGACATGTAA
- the LOC124349607 gene encoding prolyl 4-hydroxylase subunit alpha-1-like isoform X2, which yields MHIITCVPVLFLLMQSNAVFGEVFTALADMEGLVSTELELVRHLDNYIQAEEIRLKRLRGYLEDYESMYQEASADVSKYLANPINAYLLVKRLTSDWKQVEGVMTQNVGPAFIQNITQHRSVLRFPSDEDLNGAAAALMRLQDTYKLDTHALAEGKLLGKKYSRQLTAGDCWELGRQSYNNGDHYHTVLWMGEALNKFESESNKTVTRQDILEYLAFSTFKQGNVKEALQLTHELLKLVPFHQRALGNKKYYEDLLRQQGVIQRRGETGDEDNVVMDEPFNTANLKLTKPSDQLPERENYEKLCRGEKLMDPKIEGRLRCRYVTNNVPYLYIQPVKMEEAFHKPLIVIYHNVINDDEIETVKKMAQPRFKRATVQNSVTGNLEPANYRISKSAWLKSEEHDHVFKVTRRVGDVTGLDMATAEDLQVVNYGIGGHYEPHFDYARPSEVKAFQGLGTGNRIATWLMYMSEVEAGGATVFPKLNLALWPQKGSAAFWYNLHPNGEGNELTRHAACPVLTGSKWVSNKWIHERNQEFRHPCGLRYDTDM from the exons ATGCATATCATCACCTGTGTACCAGTACTTTTCCTTCTTATGCAATCAAATGCTGTTTTTGGTGAAGTGTTTACTGCCTTGGCGGACATGGAGGGTCTCGTATCAACTGAGTTGGAACTTGTAAGACACCTTGATAACTACATCCAAGCTGAAGAGATCAGGTTAAAGCGCCTGAGAGG ATATCTTGAAGATTATGAAAGCATGTATCAGGAGGCCAGTGCTGATGTGTCAAAGTACTTGGCCAACCCTATCAATGCCTATTTGCTTGTTAAACGCCTGACCTCTGATTGGAAGCAGGTAGAAGGAGTCATGACCCAAAATGTTGGCCCTG CCTTCATTCAAAACATTACTCAACATCGTAGTGTGTTGCGCTTCCCATCTGATGAGGACTTGaatggagcagcagcagccctgaTGAGACTCCAAGACACTTACAAGCTGGATACCCATGCTTTGGCCGAAGGAAAGCTGCTGGGGAAGAAATATTCTCGTCAGCTAACCG CTGGTGATTGTTGGGAACTTGGTCGGCAGTCTTACAACAACGGCGATCACTACCACACTGTTTTGTGGATGGGAGAGGCTTTGAACAAGTTTGAAAGTGAGTCAAACAAGACTGTCACTCGTCAAGATATTCTCGAATATTTGGctttttcaacatttaaacAAG GAAACGTCAAGGAAGCTCTTCAATTGACTCATGAACTTCTCAAGCTTGTTCCGTTCCACCAACGCGCACTCGGCAACAAAAAGTACTACGAAGATCTCCTTCGTCAGCAGGGAGTCATTCAGCGACGTGGAGAGACTGGAGA TGAGGATAACGTGGTCATGGATGAACCGTTCAACACTGCCAACTTGAAGCTAACAAAACCCAGTGACCAACTACCTGAACGAGAGAACTATGAAAAGCTGTGCAG AGGTGAAAAGTTGATGGATCCTAAAATCGAAGGCCGTCTTCGCTGCCGTTATGTAACCAACAATGTGCCCTACTTATACATTCAACCCGTTAAGATGGAGGAGGCTTTCCATAAACCTCTTATCGTCATTTACCACAATGTTATTAACGATGACGAGATCGAAACCGTGAAAAAGATGGCTCAACCAAGG TTTAAGCGAGCAACTGTACAGAACAGTGTAACTGGTAACCTCGAGCCAGCTAACTACCGTATTTCAAAATCCGCCTGGTTGAAAAGCGAAGAACACGATCATGTTTTCAAG GTGACCCGTCGTGTTGGTGATGTAACCGGACTCGATATGGCCACAGCTGAAGATCTCCAAGTAGTCAATTACGGCATTGGTGGGCATTACGAGCCTCATTTTGATTACGCTAGG CCTTCGGAGGTTAAGGCCTTCCAAGGACTCGGCACTGGCAATCGCATCGCGACCTGGCTGATGTAT ATGAGCGAAGTCGAGGCCGGTGGCGCAACTGTCTTCCCCAAACTTAACCTGGCTCTGTGGCCACAGAAAGGAAGTGCTGCCTTTTGGTACAATTTGCATCCCAATGGTGAGGGTAACGAGTTGACTCGCCATGCCGCTTGTCCCGTCCTTACTGGATCCAAATGGG tatcTAACAAATGGATTCACGAACGAAATCAAGAATTCCGTCACCCATGCGGTTTGAGATACGACACCGACATGTAA
- the LOC124349706 gene encoding elastin-like isoform X2 has protein sequence MFAKQLFFLIGLLSFSWAQFNLLAGNPLLQGVTSYTFSMVTTTKTKPTSCYVTSGGVSQCRRKRGIDEKPQLLQFDDFIISPSTVYEIETTAAPVAIDSRVDSNSLWSSFNEDMEYRTSQNLFRQLVSNGRNNLFNVGNCGQSFVNFSQLMNCLGLSLQDTTTLTATFTETKTISTGFTTFTIAGCTPAGFPYTTCPQGTSSTTTTTTTASTNLLGGLAGTVPNVVNTLLPSPVPGIVNPILPPVTNVVSTLPLPGQGVVPGSGTTGSLLGGLLPGGTVPVVGGLLPGQTSTTGLLGGLLPGVSNLPVVGGLPLVGAPRGSTTGGLPVVGGLPSGGSTGGLPVVGGTTGVLPIVGGLLSGGRPTTGRLPNLGGLLAGTPIGGLPILGGGGVRRDGFQRMPLAYSSLYV, from the exons ATGTTtgcaaaacaacttttcttcttgattGGCCTACTGTCTTTTTCTTGGGCTCAGTTTAATCTTCTCGCAGGAAATCCACTACTACAAGGCGTTACTTCTTACACTTTTAGTATGGTAACTACAACGAAGACCAAACCTACGTCTTGCTACGTTACATCGGGCGGCGTCTCCCAATGTCGACGGAAGCGTGGAATAGATGAGAAACCGCAGTTGCTTCAATTTGACGATTTTATCATTTCTCCGTCAACGGTTTACGA GATTGAAACTACAGCTGCTCCGGTTGCGATCGATTCGCGCGTCGATTCAAATTCGCTTTGGAGTTCGTTTAATGAAGACATGGAATATCGCACCTCCCAAAACCTTTTCCGTCAACTCGTCTCTAATGGCCGCAATAATTTGTTCAATGTCGGCAATTGCGGCCAATCGTTTGTCAATTTCAGTCAGTTGATGAACTGTTTAGGCTTGAGCCTCCAGGACACAACAACGCTGACTGCCACCTTTACGGAAACCAAGACCATTTCAACAGGTTTCACTACATTCACCATTGCCGGTTGTACTCCAGCAGGATTTCCGTACACTACTTGCCCACAAGGAACTTCTAgcaccaccactaccaccaccaccgctagTACCAATTTGCTAGGAGGACTTGCAGGAACTGTTCCCAATGTTGTTAATACTTTGTTACCATCTCCTGTACCAGGCATTGTAAATCCAATTTTGCCACCTGTTACTAATGTCGTCTCGACGCTGCCCCTACCCGGCCAAGGAGTTGTTCCAGGCTCAGGAACCACAGGAAGCTTGTTAGGAGGACTTTTGCCAGGAGGAACTGTTCCGGTAGTAGGAGGACTATTGCCAGGCCAAACAAGTACAACAGGTCTTTTGGGAGGACTCTTGCCAGGAGTCAGTAACCTTCCAGTAGTCGGAGGATTGCCATTAGTCGGGGCACCACGAGGAAGTACTACAGGAGGCTTACCAGTTGTCGGAGGACTACCGTCAGGTGGTTCTACAGGAGGATTGCCAGTAGTCG GAGGTACTACAGGAGTCTTACCAATTGTAGGAGGACTATTGTCAGGTGGTAGGCCTACCACAGGAAGATTGCCCAATCTGGGAGGTCTGCTGGCGGGTACCCCTATAGGCGGATTGCCCATTCTAGGAGGCGGAGGTGTCCGAAGAGATGGTTTCCAACGGATGCCACTTGCATACAGTTCCTTATATGTCTGA